A window from Felis catus isolate Fca126 chromosome B1, F.catus_Fca126_mat1.0, whole genome shotgun sequence encodes these proteins:
- the ALB gene encoding albumin precursor (The RefSeq protein has 1 substitution compared to this genomic sequence) — protein MKWVTFISLLLLFSSAYSRGVTRREAHQSEIAHRFNDLGEEHFRGLVLVAFSQYLQQCPFEDHVKLVNEVTEFAKGCVADQSAANCEKSLHELLGDKLCTVASLRDKYGEMADCCEKKEPERNECFLQHKDDNPGFGQLVTPEADAMCTAFHENEQRFLGKYLYEIARRHPYFYAPELLYYAEEYKGVFTECCEAADKAACLTPKVDALREKVLASSAKERLKCASLQKFGERAFKAWSVARLSQKFPKAEFAEISKLVTDLAKIHKECCHGDLLECADDRADLAKYICENQDSISTKLKECCGKPVLEKSHCISEVERDELPADLPPLAVDFVEDKEVCKNYQEAKDVFLGTFLYEYSRRHPEYSVSLLLRLAKEYEATLEKCCATDDPPACYAHVFDEFKPLVEEPHNLVKTNCELFEKLGEYGFQNALLVRYTKKVPQVSTPTLVEVSRSLGKVGSKCCTHPEAERLSCAEDYLSVVLNRLCVLHEKTPVSERVTKCCTESLVNRRPCFSALQVDETYVPKEFSAETFTFHADLCTLPEAEKQIKKQSALVELLKHKPKATEEQLKTVMGDFGSFVDKCCAAEDKEACFAEEGPKLVAAAQAALA, from the exons ATGAAGTGGGTAACCTttatttccctcctcctcctctttagCTCTGCTTATTCCAGGGGCGTGACTCGTCGAGAAGCAC atCAGAGTGAGATTGCTCATCGGTTCAATGATTTGGGAGAAGAACATTTCAGAGGCCT GGTACTGGTTGCCTTTTCTCAGTATCTCCAGCAGTGTCCATTTGAAGATCATGTAAAATTAGTGAATGAAGTAACTGAGTTCGCAAAAGGATGTGTGGCTGACCAGTCAGCAGCCAACTGTGAAAAGTCACTT CACGAACTCTTTGGAGATAAACTGTGTACAGTTGCCTCTCTTCGCGACAAGTATGGTGAGATGGCTGATTGCTGTGAGAAAAAAGAACCTGAGAGAAACGAATGCTTCCTGCAGCACAAAGATGACAATCCCGGCTTCGGTCAGCTGGTGACCCCAGAGGCTGATGCCATGTGCACTGCCTTCCACGAAAATGAACAGAGGTTCCTGGGCAA ATACTTATATGAAATTGCCAGAAGACATCCTTACTTTTATGCCCCAGAACTCCTTTACTATGCCGAAGAATACAAAGGAGTTTTTACAGAATGCTGCGAAGCTGCAGATAAAGCTGCCTGCCTGACACCAAAG GTTGATGCTTTGAGAGAAAAAGTACTGGCTTCATCCGCCAAAGAGAGACTCAAGTGTGCCAGCCTCCAGAAATTCGGAGAAAGAGCTTTCAAAGCATG GTCAGTAGCTCGTCTGAGCCAGAAATTTCCCAAGGCTGAATTTGCAGAGATTTCCAAGTTAGTGACAGATCTTGCCAAAATCCACAAGGAATGCTGCCATGGTGACCTGCTTGAATGTGCAGATGACAGG GCGGACCTTGCCAAGTATATATGTGAAAATCAAGATTCAATCTCCACTAAGCTGAAGGAATGCTGTGGTAAGCCTGTGTTGGAAAAATCCCATTGCATCAGCGAGGTGGAAAGAGATGAGTTGCCTGCTGACCTGCCCCCGTTAGCTGTTGATTTTGTTGAAGATAAGGAAGTTTGCAAGAACTATCAGGAGGCAAAGGATGTGTTCCTGGGCAC GTTTTTGTATGAATACTCAAGAAGGCACCCTGAATACTCTGTCTCATTGCTACTGAGACTTGCCAAGGAATATGAAGCCACCCTAGAGAAGTGCTGTGCCACTGATGATCCTCCTGCTTGCTATGCCCATGTG TTTGATGAATTTAAACCTCTTGTGGAAGAGCCTCACAATTTAGTCAAAACAAACTGTGAACTTTTTGAAAAACTTGGAGAATATGGCTTCCAAAATGc GCTCTTAGTTCGTTACACCAAGAAAGTACCTCAAGTGTCAACTCCAACTCTCGTGGAGGTCTCAAGAAGCCTAGGAAAAGTGGGCAGCAAGTGTTGTACGCATCCTGAAGCAGAAAGACTGTCCTGTGCTGAAGACTAT CTGTCCGTGGTCCTGAACCGGTTGTGTGTGTTGCATGAGAAGACCCCTGTGAGCGAGAGAGTTACCAAATGCTGCACAGAGTCCTTGGTGAACAGACGACCATGCTTTTCTGCTCTGCAAGTCGATGAAACATATGTTCCCAAAGAATTTAGTGCTGAAACATTCACCTTCCATGCAGATTTATGCACACTTCCTGAGGCTgagaaacaaatcaagaaacaatc TGCACTTGTTGAGCTGTTGAAACACAAGCCCAAGGCAACAGAGGAACAACTGAAAACTGTCATGGGGGATTTTGGAAGCTTTGTAGACAAGTGCTGCGCAGCTGAAGACAAGGAGGCCTGCTTTGCTGAGGAG ggTCCAAAGCTTGTTGCTGCAGCTCAAGCTGCCTTAGCCTAA